A genomic region of Rhodohalobacter sp. SW132 contains the following coding sequences:
- the mobC gene encoding plasmid mobilization relaxosome protein MobC yields TKIGVNLNQIAKRLHLQHAKLKANGEEEVDLSEYPVKDIKIFLDIFKNVEHHLANMKNLIQEVV; encoded by the coding sequence GACCAAGATCGGAGTAAACCTAAACCAGATTGCAAAGCGACTTCACTTACAACACGCTAAGTTAAAAGCAAACGGAGAAGAGGAGGTTGACCTGTCCGAATACCCGGTAAAAGACATAAAAATCTTTCTGGATATTTTTAAGAATGTTGAGCACCATTTAGCAAATATGAAAAACCTGATTCAGGAG